A genomic window from Lotus japonicus ecotype B-129 chromosome 1, LjGifu_v1.2 includes:
- the LOC130734522 gene encoding oxysterol-binding protein-related protein 1C-like isoform X2, whose amino-acid sequence MHPLCCVSAITDNSSPVKPSPSAGPLAGLSMPPFPSAVRSESFPRPAGHGHVSHSVTNGGDCSRASQQQQQLPSTSTSVAVDVRINDLVGNGISGILHKWVNYGKGWRPRWFVLQDGVLSYYKIHGPDKIVVNPETEKGSKVIGDESMRIISRNRKSHRSLQRKPFGEIHLKVSTIRESKSDDKRFSIFTGTKRLHLRAETREDRVAWMEALQAVKDMFPRMSNSELMAPVDNVGISTEKLRNRLQQEGLNEAAIQDSEQIMRNEYAALQNQLLLLKQKQLILIDNLRQLETEKVDLENTVVDESQRQFNDEEASSILRQEKFSASASESEDDNDRNDAAEEETDDEDTAFFDTRDFLSSSNSFKSNGSELRVSSFSSDDEGLLAGESEDDIDPSIRSVGTNYPLVKRRKKLPDPVEKEKGVSLWSLIKDNIGKDLTKVCLPVYFNEPLSSLQKCCEEMEYSYLLDRAYEWGKKGNSLMRILNVAAFAVSAYASTEGKICKPFNPLLGETYEADFPDKGFRFISEKVSHHPMIVACHCEGTGWKFWADSNLKSKFWGRSIQLDPIGILTLEFDDGEVFQWSKVTTSIYNLILGKLYCDHYGTMRIQGNREYSCKLKFKEQSIIERNPHQVQGIVQDRNGKTLSTLIGKWDDSMYYINGDHGGKGKGYESSSEAHLLWKRSKPPKFPTRYNFTRFAITLNELTPGLKEKLPPTDSRLRPDQRYLENGQYEMANSEKLRLEQRQRQARKMQESGWKPQWFARDKETGSYRFLGGYWEARKEGNWNSCPDIFGQIPPDHLSDEG is encoded by the exons ATGCATCCTCTCTGCTGCGTCTCCGCCATCACCGACAACTCTTCTCCGGTCAAACCCTCACCGTCCGCCGGTCCCCTCGCCGGCCTCTCCATGCCTCCCTTCCCTTCCGCCGTGAGATCCGAATCGTTTCCCCGTCCCGCCGGCCACGGCCACGTCAGTCACAGCGTCACCAACGGCGGCGACTGCAGCCGCGCGAGTCAGCAGCAGCAACAGTTGCCATCGACGTCGACTTCAGTGGCGGTGGACGTTAGGATCAACGACCTCGTCGGGAACGGAATCTCGGGGATACTGCATAAGTGGGTGAACTACGGTAAAGGATGGCGGCCACGGTGGTTCGTGCTCCAAGATGGTGTTCTCTCTTACTACAAAATTCACGGACCCGATAAGATCGTCGTCAACCCGGAAACCGAGAAGGGATCCAAGGTCATCGGCGATGAATCCATGCGTATCATCTCTCGCAACCGCAAATCTCACCGTTCCCTTCAACGAAAGCCCTTTGGTGAAATCCATCTCAAG GTTTCGACTATCCGCGAGAGTAAATCAGATGACAAGCGCTTTTCCATTTTCACTGGGACGAAGAGACTGCACTTGAGGGCTGAGACTCGTGAGGATCGAGTGGCGTGGATGGAGGCCTTGCAGGCGGTGAAAGATATGTTCCCTCGTATGTCCAACAGTGAGTTGATGGCTCCAGTGGACAATGTGGGCATTTCAACTGAGAAACTGAGGAATCGGCTTCAGCAAGAAGGTTTAAATGAGGCAGCCATTCAGGATAGTGAGCAAATCATGAGAAATGAGTATGCAGCACTGCAAAACCAACTTCTGCTGCTCAAGCAGAAGCAGTTGATCCTAATTGACAATTTACGACAATTGGAG ACAGAGAAGGTTGATCTGGAGAACACTGTTGTTGATGAGAGTCAAAGACAGTTCAATGATGAAGAGGCTTCCTCTATATTAAGGCAGGAAAAATTTAGTG CAAGTGCAAGTGAGTCTGAGGATGATAATGATAGAAATGATGCGGCAGAGGAAgaaacggacgatgaagacacTGCCTTTTTTGACACTCGGGATTTTCTGTCGTCATCCAATTCTTTTAAAAGTAATGGATCTGAGTTAAGGGTTTCATCTTTCTCTTCAGATGATGAAGGGCTCTTAGCAGGTGAATCAGAAGATGATATCGACCCTTCTATTAGATCTGTTGGAACCAACTATCCTCTTGTTAAGCGGCGTAAGAAATTGCCTGACCCTGTTGAAAAAGAGAAAGGTGTCAGTCTTTGGTCTTTGATTAAAGATAATATTGGGAAAGATCTAACTAAAGTATGCCTTCCTGTTTATTTTAATGAGCCTCTCTCCTCTCTGCAAAAGTGTTGTGAAGAAATGGAGTATTCATATCTCCTGGACCGAGCATATGAATGGGGAAAAAAA GGTAATAGCCTCATGAGGATTCTCAATGTTGCTGCTTTTGCTGTATCTGCCTATGCTTCAACTGAAGGAAAAATTTGCAAACCGTTTAATCCATTACTAGGGGAGACATATGAAGCTGACTTTCCAGATAAAGGCTTTCGTTTTATCTCAGAAAAG GTCAGTCATCATCCTATGATAGTTGCATGTCACTGTGAGGGTACAGGTTGGAAATTTTGGGCGGATAGCAACTTAAAGAGCAAATTCTGGGGCCGATCAATTCAACTTGATCCTATTGGCATTTTGACTTTGGAATTTGATGATGGTGAAGTATTCCAATGGAGTAAG GTTACTACATCAATATACAATCTCATATTGGGAAAGCTCTATTGCGATCACTATGGTACAATGCGTATACAGGGAAACCGAGAATACTCATGtaaactgaaattcaaagaacAATCAATAATTGAACGAAATCCTCACCAG GTTCAGGGTATTGTTCAGGATAGAAATGGGAAAACATTGTCTACATTAATTGGAAAATGGGATGACAGCATGTACTATATTAATGGAGACCATGGTGGGAAGGGTAAAGGTTatgaatcatcatcagaagcccATCTTCTATGGAAGCGGAGCAAGCCTCCCAAGTTTCCGACTAGATATAACTTCACTCGCTTTGCCATCACATTAAATGAACTTACCCCTGGATTAAAG GAAAAGCTGCCACCTACTGATTCCAGGTTAAGACCTGATCAAAGGTATTTGGAAAATGGGCAGTATGAGATGGCGAATTCAGAAAAATTACGACTAGAGCAGCGACAACGGCAG GCTCGGAAGATGCAAGAGAGCGGTTGGAAACCACAGTGGTTTGCTAGGGATAAAGAAACCGGTAGCTACCGCTTCTTAGGAGGGTATTGGGAGGCCCGAAAAGAAGGAAACTGGAACTCATGTCCTGACATTTTTGGCCAAATTCCTCCCGATCATCTTTCAGACGAAGGATAA
- the LOC130734522 gene encoding oxysterol-binding protein-related protein 1C-like isoform X1, whose amino-acid sequence MHPLCCVSAITDNSSPVKPSPSAGPLAGLSMPPFPSAVRSESFPRPAGHGHVSHSVTNGGDCSRASQQQQQLPSTSTSVAVDVRINDLVGNGISGILHKWVNYGKGWRPRWFVLQDGVLSYYKIHGPDKIVVNPETEKGSKVIGDESMRIISRNRKSHRSLQRKPFGEIHLKVSTIRESKSDDKRFSIFTGTKRLHLRAETREDRVAWMEALQAVKDMFPRMSNSELMAPVDNVGISTEKLRNRLQQEGLNEAAIQDSEQIMRNEYAALQNQLLLLKQKQLILIDNLRQLETEKVDLENTVVDESQRQFNDEEASSILRQEKFSEASASESEDDNDRNDAAEEETDDEDTAFFDTRDFLSSSNSFKSNGSELRVSSFSSDDEGLLAGESEDDIDPSIRSVGTNYPLVKRRKKLPDPVEKEKGVSLWSLIKDNIGKDLTKVCLPVYFNEPLSSLQKCCEEMEYSYLLDRAYEWGKKGNSLMRILNVAAFAVSAYASTEGKICKPFNPLLGETYEADFPDKGFRFISEKVSHHPMIVACHCEGTGWKFWADSNLKSKFWGRSIQLDPIGILTLEFDDGEVFQWSKVTTSIYNLILGKLYCDHYGTMRIQGNREYSCKLKFKEQSIIERNPHQVQGIVQDRNGKTLSTLIGKWDDSMYYINGDHGGKGKGYESSSEAHLLWKRSKPPKFPTRYNFTRFAITLNELTPGLKEKLPPTDSRLRPDQRYLENGQYEMANSEKLRLEQRQRQARKMQESGWKPQWFARDKETGSYRFLGGYWEARKEGNWNSCPDIFGQIPPDHLSDEG is encoded by the exons ATGCATCCTCTCTGCTGCGTCTCCGCCATCACCGACAACTCTTCTCCGGTCAAACCCTCACCGTCCGCCGGTCCCCTCGCCGGCCTCTCCATGCCTCCCTTCCCTTCCGCCGTGAGATCCGAATCGTTTCCCCGTCCCGCCGGCCACGGCCACGTCAGTCACAGCGTCACCAACGGCGGCGACTGCAGCCGCGCGAGTCAGCAGCAGCAACAGTTGCCATCGACGTCGACTTCAGTGGCGGTGGACGTTAGGATCAACGACCTCGTCGGGAACGGAATCTCGGGGATACTGCATAAGTGGGTGAACTACGGTAAAGGATGGCGGCCACGGTGGTTCGTGCTCCAAGATGGTGTTCTCTCTTACTACAAAATTCACGGACCCGATAAGATCGTCGTCAACCCGGAAACCGAGAAGGGATCCAAGGTCATCGGCGATGAATCCATGCGTATCATCTCTCGCAACCGCAAATCTCACCGTTCCCTTCAACGAAAGCCCTTTGGTGAAATCCATCTCAAG GTTTCGACTATCCGCGAGAGTAAATCAGATGACAAGCGCTTTTCCATTTTCACTGGGACGAAGAGACTGCACTTGAGGGCTGAGACTCGTGAGGATCGAGTGGCGTGGATGGAGGCCTTGCAGGCGGTGAAAGATATGTTCCCTCGTATGTCCAACAGTGAGTTGATGGCTCCAGTGGACAATGTGGGCATTTCAACTGAGAAACTGAGGAATCGGCTTCAGCAAGAAGGTTTAAATGAGGCAGCCATTCAGGATAGTGAGCAAATCATGAGAAATGAGTATGCAGCACTGCAAAACCAACTTCTGCTGCTCAAGCAGAAGCAGTTGATCCTAATTGACAATTTACGACAATTGGAG ACAGAGAAGGTTGATCTGGAGAACACTGTTGTTGATGAGAGTCAAAGACAGTTCAATGATGAAGAGGCTTCCTCTATATTAAGGCAGGAAAAATTTAGTG AAGCAAGTGCAAGTGAGTCTGAGGATGATAATGATAGAAATGATGCGGCAGAGGAAgaaacggacgatgaagacacTGCCTTTTTTGACACTCGGGATTTTCTGTCGTCATCCAATTCTTTTAAAAGTAATGGATCTGAGTTAAGGGTTTCATCTTTCTCTTCAGATGATGAAGGGCTCTTAGCAGGTGAATCAGAAGATGATATCGACCCTTCTATTAGATCTGTTGGAACCAACTATCCTCTTGTTAAGCGGCGTAAGAAATTGCCTGACCCTGTTGAAAAAGAGAAAGGTGTCAGTCTTTGGTCTTTGATTAAAGATAATATTGGGAAAGATCTAACTAAAGTATGCCTTCCTGTTTATTTTAATGAGCCTCTCTCCTCTCTGCAAAAGTGTTGTGAAGAAATGGAGTATTCATATCTCCTGGACCGAGCATATGAATGGGGAAAAAAA GGTAATAGCCTCATGAGGATTCTCAATGTTGCTGCTTTTGCTGTATCTGCCTATGCTTCAACTGAAGGAAAAATTTGCAAACCGTTTAATCCATTACTAGGGGAGACATATGAAGCTGACTTTCCAGATAAAGGCTTTCGTTTTATCTCAGAAAAG GTCAGTCATCATCCTATGATAGTTGCATGTCACTGTGAGGGTACAGGTTGGAAATTTTGGGCGGATAGCAACTTAAAGAGCAAATTCTGGGGCCGATCAATTCAACTTGATCCTATTGGCATTTTGACTTTGGAATTTGATGATGGTGAAGTATTCCAATGGAGTAAG GTTACTACATCAATATACAATCTCATATTGGGAAAGCTCTATTGCGATCACTATGGTACAATGCGTATACAGGGAAACCGAGAATACTCATGtaaactgaaattcaaagaacAATCAATAATTGAACGAAATCCTCACCAG GTTCAGGGTATTGTTCAGGATAGAAATGGGAAAACATTGTCTACATTAATTGGAAAATGGGATGACAGCATGTACTATATTAATGGAGACCATGGTGGGAAGGGTAAAGGTTatgaatcatcatcagaagcccATCTTCTATGGAAGCGGAGCAAGCCTCCCAAGTTTCCGACTAGATATAACTTCACTCGCTTTGCCATCACATTAAATGAACTTACCCCTGGATTAAAG GAAAAGCTGCCACCTACTGATTCCAGGTTAAGACCTGATCAAAGGTATTTGGAAAATGGGCAGTATGAGATGGCGAATTCAGAAAAATTACGACTAGAGCAGCGACAACGGCAG GCTCGGAAGATGCAAGAGAGCGGTTGGAAACCACAGTGGTTTGCTAGGGATAAAGAAACCGGTAGCTACCGCTTCTTAGGAGGGTATTGGGAGGCCCGAAAAGAAGGAAACTGGAACTCATGTCCTGACATTTTTGGCCAAATTCCTCCCGATCATCTTTCAGACGAAGGATAA